TATTTTCAGTATTCTATTTTTTTTCTATCTTGCCGGCAACATTTTCATTTCTAAAGCATCTATAAAGTAAACGAGTGGAAATTCTTTGGTAAATTCTTCCAAGAGCATAATTGAATTCACTTTGATTTATAACCGGCATAAATCGCGGTTATATTTCTACATCTTTAAAATGGTGAATGATAAAATGCTTACGGAAGATATTGTACAGAATGTTTTTATTAAACTCTTTGAAAATTTGGAGAACTTACGTGAAAAGGAGTTCGTAGCAACATGGATTTATACAACAGCCCGCAACGAAGTCTTTGATCACCTGCGAAGAAAGAAAAGGAAACCACTGGAAATAACTGAAGATGATTTTGAATTCACTTCAGAAGATGATTTGGTTATTGATTACGAAAGCATTGAATTGAAAAAGATAGTTCTAACTGAGTTGGAAAAACTACCTGAGGAGCAAAGAGAGGTTTATTTACTTAAAGAGTATTCCGGTTTAAGCTATAAAGAAATTGCTGATATTCAAAAGATAGATGAAGTGCTAGTAAAGAGCCGGTTGTTTAAAACAAGACAAAAGTTAATTAAGCGTATATCAAAATTAGTATGAACAAAAATTAATGGTAAAATTATGGACTGCGAAAAATATCAACTGCTGATTCAGGAATTCCACGATGGTGAGCTGGAGAAAGGAAAAGAACCGTTGATCTTTACCCACCTTTCCTTGTGCACTGAGTGCAGAGATTTTATGAAAGGATTAAATCAATTAAATCTTTTTGCCCAGGAAGAAATAAAAGAATTTCCATCAAGTCTGGATGAAAAGATTATGCGGGCGATTGAAAAAAAAGAAACGTACAACAACACAAATATTTTTATGCGCAGAACCCCGGCTTATGTTTCTTATGCGCTTGGAGTAATAGTAATTCTTTTGGGACTTTACTTATTCAACTCAACAAAAGAATACCAGGGCGATTTACGTGAAGCTGTGAGTATTATGAAAGAGCAGAATCAACAAATGCAGTTAATAATGAACAGCTTGCCGGAAGTAGAAGTAAAATATCATATGCCTAATCCAATAATGATCTACTCTAAATTGTGAGACAAAAAATGAATACACTAATTAAAATATTAGGTATAGTTTTATTTGGTTTAATATTAAACTCGTGTAAGCAAAAAGAAAATGATGTTCGGGATGATTTATTCTGGAATCCACAGATTGTTGATGAACCTGTAAAGTTGATTACTAATGTTGAAATAATTCAAGACAATATCAGGAAAACATTATCAACTAAAACTATATCAGAATTTTTTGGAGCAGGTGAACAAAATTTTCCAATTGAAATAGCAATTGATAAGTATGGGAAATTTAACTCTCTTCAAATAAATGATTTTTCGAATCCGGACACAAAGACTAAAGTAATGTTTTTAATGAGTAATAAAGATTTTATCAATATCTTAAAAATGATTGAATGTAAACCCGCAAAATTAAGAGGTCGACCCGTTGGAAGTTTGTTGTATCTAAATTTGGTTGTTACTGTTAATCCAAATGGTGTCATCGTGGTTCCTTGGACAGTAAAGGAGCTT
This window of the Ignavibacteriales bacterium genome carries:
- a CDS encoding sigma-70 family RNA polymerase sigma factor; this encodes MVNSSKSIIEFTLIYNRHKSRLYFYIFKMVNDKMLTEDIVQNVFIKLFENLENLREKEFVATWIYTTARNEVFDHLRRKKRKPLEITEDDFEFTSEDDLVIDYESIELKKIVLTELEKLPEEQREVYLLKEYSGLSYKEIADIQKIDEVLVKSRLFKTRQKLIKRISKLV
- a CDS encoding energy transducer TonB; the encoded protein is MNTLIKILGIVLFGLILNSCKQKENDVRDDLFWNPQIVDEPVKLITNVEIIQDNIRKTLSTKTISEFFGAGEQNFPIEIAIDKYGKFNSLQINDFSNPDTKTKVMFLMSNKDFINILKMIECKPAKLRGRPVGSLLYLNLVVTVNPNGVIVVPWTVKELKITKDTFKKKSDDEAFTFVEQMPVYPGGIDALLKFISANIKYPEIARRAGVEGKVIVQFVVDQQGKITHSQILKGLGAGCDEEALRVVKELKNFQPGKQGGKAVKVKMVIPFSFKLE